TGTGCGCCCATAACCGGACGACAGACCAGACACCGACTCGACCTTGGCCCAGTAATCTTCCGCCATGATCAGGCTGTCGAACTGAAAGGCTTTCTTGGCATTCCAGCGTTCGGGAACATGGGGTGCCAGTGCGCCCACAAGCCCGCCAGATGACCCGGCCCCAACGCCGTTCGGGTCGATCACCCGCACCTTTGCGCCGCGCGCCGCACAACTCCACGCAACAGACAGGCCGAAAATGCCTGCGCCGTAAATGGTCACATCCATGATTGCCAAAGCATCGGTCCTTCTTCATGGTCACGCGCGTTGGGCCGAGTTCTAGGGCAAGTCATGGCAAAGAACCAGACCGCAGACATCTTGTGGAAAGAAGGCGGCGTGCCAGTGGCGACGCGGTTTGATGACCCGTATTTCTCGCTGGAAGACGGGCTGGCCGAGACGCGTCATGTGTTCTTGGACGGAAACGACCTGCCAGCCCGGTTCGCAGCGGGGTTTCACATGGCCGAACTGGGCTTTGGCACAGGGTTGAACATGCTGGCGACGTTTTTGACGTGGCGGGAAGTAGGTTCGCCTGACGGCGTCCGCTTCACCTCGTTCGAAGCCTTTCCGATGACGGTGGACGACATCACCAAAGCGTTGGACGCCTTTCCGGAGGCGCGCGCCGTTGCAACGCCATTCCTATCGGCATGGCGTGATGGCGCGCGCGTGTTCGATCTGGACGGCTTTACGGTCGAGGTGATCATTGGTGATGCCCGCCAGACATTGGCCGCGTGGCAAGACAAGGCCGATGCGTGGTTTCTGGATGGCTTCTCGCCCGCCAAGAACCCCGAGCTTTGGGGCGATGACCTGATGATGCAGGTTGGTGCGCATACCGCCCCTGACGGCACATTCGCGACCTATACCGCCGCCGGTTTCGTGCGCCGCGCGCTGGACGCCGCAGGCTTTGACGTGGAACGCTCGCCGGGATACGGGCGCAAGCGGCATATGAGCCGCGGCACCCTACGCCCCTGAGGAGCCATCAGATGGATCAGAACACCCGAGCCGGTATCCTGCTGATGATTGGTGCGACCTTCGTTTTCGCCATGCAGGACGGCATTTCACGCCATCTTGGCGGCGCATATAACGTTTGGATGATCGTGATGATCCGATATTGGTTCTTCGCGGCCTTCGTCATCTGGCTGACCCGCCGAAATGGCGGTCTAAGGAAAGCCCTGCGACCCGCCCGCCCGTATCTGCAAGTCTTTCGCGGCGCGCTTCTGGCACTGGAAATCTGCGTAACGGTTTTGTCTTTCGTGCTTCTGGGACTGGTGGAAAGCCACGCGATTTTCGCCTGCTACCCGTTGCTTGTCGCGGCATTCTCCGGCCCGGTGCTGGGCGAAACAGTTGGTTGGCGACGCTGGCTGGCGATTGGCATCGGGTTCATCGGCATCCTCGTGATCCTGCAACCCGGCGTCGGAGTGTTCGCCCCCGAGGCCATCGTGCCCCTTATCGGGGCGCTGATGTTCGCGCTTTATGGGCTACTGACCCGGCTAGCCGCAAAAACCGACAGCACCCAGACCAGTTTTTTCTGGACCGGCATCGTCGGCGCGGTGGTGATGACCGTCATCGGTGCGTCGTTCTGGGAACCGATGATCGCGCGCGATTGGGGCTGGATGGCGCTTCTGTGCGTGACCGGCGTGCTGGGGCATTGGCTATTGATCAAATGCTATGAATTTGCCGAGGCCAGCGTGGTGCAACCCTTCGCCTATCTGCAACTCGTTTTCGTTTCGATCCTTGGCGTATCCCTGTTCGGCGAGGAACTTCGCATGAACGTGGTGATCGGCGCGGCCATCGTGGTCGGCGCGGGGATCTTCACCCTGATCCGCAGCCGACGCGCGACCCGGCCTATTGTTTAAGCTCTTTCGACAGGGACAAGGGTTCTGTCTTGCCGGTCAACCGCGCGCGATAAACAGGCAGGCTTTCCGCCACCCGCATGACGTAGTTTCGCGTCTCGCGGAACGGAATGTGCTCGATCCAGTCGATGATGTCAGTTGAACTGGCGCGCACATCGCCGAGTTGTTCGGTCCAACGTGTCGCGCGGGTCGGCCCTGCGTTGTAAGCCACCGAGACAAGCACCGGGTTCATTCCGAAATCCTCGATCAACTTGGCAAGGTATTCCGACCCCAGGCGCGTGTTATATTCCGGGTCGGTGATCAGGCGTGATTTTGAATAGGGCATGTCCAGACGCTTGGCCATGTCCGACGCGGTACCGGGCATAAGCTGCATCAAGCCACGCGCGCCCACACCGGACATCACACTTGGATCGAATTCGCTTTCGCGCCGCGCTATGGCAAGCTCAAGCGCGCGGGGCACGGTTCGATTGCCGCGCCCGATATCCGGCGTCGGATAATAGGGGCGCGGAATGGTCAGGCCGACACGTGCGGCTTGTTTGGCGATCATGACCTGTAGATGCGGCGCGTTCACGCTTTCAGCCCAAGCGCCAAGCTGACCAATTTCTTCACGGGTCAGGCTTTCTGCCAGATGCACAGCAAAACGTTCGGCCCAGTATCGCTCGTCAGCGGCCTGCAGCAGTCGCGCGGCCTCCATCACTGATCCTCCCCAGAACCGCGACTGATCAAACGGCGGGAAAGGTTCGTTTCCGGTTAAAGTTGGATCCATGGGCATATCGGCTTTTTCCGCCGCAAGAAGACCGTAAAAGCTGGTCTGATACTCGCCTCCCAATTGATAGGCGGCCTTGGCGGCTACCGCATCGCCGGACGCTTCATAGGCCCGCCCCAGCCAATAACCCGCGCGCCCCATGCTGATTGGCGTGTCAACGGCTAAACGAAAGGCTTGAAAATGCTCTAGCGCCGTAACCGGGTCGTTCATTTTGCGCAGAGCAACGTAACCAGCGATCCATTCAAGGTCGTTCTGATCCGACCCACCGGTCAGATGATGAAATGATGCCAGTTGATAAGCTTGCTGCGCTTTGCCTTCACGCATCGACCACCGGGCCAGCACGCGGCGCCAACTGGCCCAGCGTTGCGGTTGCCCCAGTGATGCAACGCTATTTGAACGCGCAAGGATCAAGTCGATCGCATCTTGGTTGCGCCCCTTCGACGCCCGCCACAGGAAGCGCTCATAAGCCAGCCCCGCATCGTCCGCGAGTTCTGATGGCACGGCGGCAATCAGCGCATCAACACCGTCATTTTTCTTGCGCAGTGCCAAACGGGCCTTGGCCAACGCCTGCTGACCCTTGCTGACCAAGGGCAGCATCCGGGTCGCCTCGTTGGTATCGCCGCGCCATAACAGGGTGTCGAGCCTGCTCCAGTGGTGGGGCTTCAGTGTGTCGCCATAGCGCGAGACGAAAGCTTCATGCTCGTCCTGGTCCATCGACAGTGTGGTCCATGCCAGTACAATCTGGGCACGCGCTTCTTCTTCTCTGCCGGTTGCGGTCAGCGCTTCGGCTTGTCGCAAAGCCCCCCGGCCGGTCTGTGGCGGCTCTGACTTGAAAAAGCCCAGAACCTTCTCGGGATCATACCGGTGCGGAATGTTTTCTTCGGATTGTTTGCGCAGGTATTTCAGACCAGGCCAGTCGGGATGTTTGGCCAAAAAGGCGCGGGTCTCTTCGAAGCTGCCTTCGCCAAGGCGCAGTCGGTGCCATTCAACAATATCGCGCACCAGCGGACCACCGGATTGGGCCTCGGAAATCGCCGACGACCAGTTGTCCGACCGTGCATGGTGCACCGCCTGTTTCAACGCATTGACCGCACCTGATTCTTGCGCCGACGCGCTGGTTTGCACTGCAAACAAGGGCAACAACGACAGGGACATCGCCCCGATTGTGTGTTTTAAAAACCTGCTCATATGGAAAAACTAGTAATGGCCGCCGGATACGCAACACACAAACTTGGCATTTGTGCTGAACCCGGCTAGTTTCCGCCGCGTTTGCGGTCGCGAGTCAGTTTGCACCGCTTGAAACCTGAAACAACATATTTGGAGCGTGTCATGTTCAAAGGATCTCTTCCTGCCCTGGTCACGCCGTTCAAGGACGGCGCAGTGGATTTCGACGCGCTTAAACGCTTGGTCGAATGGCATATTTCCGAAGGTTCGCACGGCTTGGTGCCAGTGGGAACAACCGGAGAAAGCCCGACGCTGAGCCATCAGGAACACGAACAGGTGGTCGAGGCGGTTGTGACAGCCGTTGCGGGCCGTGTACCCGTAATCGCCGGGGCTGGGTCGAACAGCACGGCCGAAAGCCTGCGTCTGGTGAAGCACGCCAAAGCTGTGGGTGCGGATGCCGCGTTGGTTGTCACGCCATATTACAACAAGCCCACACAGGCGGGGATGATCGCGCACTATTCGGTACTGGCCGAGGTTGGTATTCCGATCATCATTTACAATATCCCGCCGCGTTCGGTGGTGGACATGTCGCCAGCGACGATGGGCGAACTGGCCAAGCTGGACATGATTGTTGGCGTCAAGGATTCATCCGCCGATCCGGGCCGGGTTGCCATGCAGCGCATGACCTGCGGCAAGGATTTCATTCAACTGTGCGCCGAAGATCCGGCGGCGGTTGGTTACAATGCCATGGGCGGGGTCGGTTGCATTTCCGTCACCGCAAACGTCGCGCCGAAACTGTGCAGCCAGGTGCAAGCGGCGACACTGGCGGGAGATTTCGCCAAGGCGCTTGAATTATCCGACAAGCTGATGCCGCTGCACCGCGCGATCTTCCTTGAACCCGGTGTGGCCGGTGCGAAGTATGCGATGTCACGACTGAGCCTTTGTGATGGCGAACTGCGCTTGCCAATGGTCGAGGTGACCGATGGCACCAAAGCACAAATCGACGATGCCCTGCGTCAGGCAGGTTTACTGAACTGATCAAAACAGCCCGGTCGTCTGTGAATTGAGTTGGCCGGGCTGGACAGCGCCCGACCGAACGCCTACATCCGCGTCATGGCCAAGACGAAAGATGACCCCAACTACAAGGTAATCGCCGAGAACCGGCGGGCGCGGTATGATTACGCGATCGAGGAAGATGTCGAATGCGGCATCGTTCTGATGGGGTCCGAGGTCAAATCCCTGCGTCAAGGCAGCTCCAATATCGCCGAAAGCTATGCGGCGGTGGAAGATGGCGAACTTTACCTGACCAACGCCTATATTGCGCCCTATAAGCAGGCCGTGACCTGGGGCCATCTTGAGCGTCGCAAGCGCAAGCTGCTGGCGTCAAAGCGCGAGATTGCGAAGATGTGGAACGCGACCCAGCGCAAGGGCATGACCCTTGTGCCGCTGGTGATGTATTTCAATCACAAGGGTCTGGTAAAGATCAAGATCGGCATCGCAAAGGGCAAAAAGGCCCATGACAAGCGCGCGACCGAGGCGAAGCGCGATTGGGGCCGCCAGAAACAGCGGTTGTTGCGGCACGGGGATTAAGGGGCGTTGCCCCTCAGCGCGGACGTGCATTCACCCTAGGATATTTTAGGCCAGAAGAAACAGTGGGTCAGGTCAGGCCGAAGCCTGTGTAGGGCAGGAAGCGCACGGGTGTACCGGGGGTGATCTTAAGCGCCTCGTCTGGCAGTTCGACCAGTCCGGTGGCCCAGCTGAGGCCGGAGATGCGGCCTGAGCCTTCGGATTTGAACACCTCTGCATGGCCGTCCTTGTTCAAGCGCGCGCGCAGGTATTCGCGGCGTCCGGCTTTCTTTGATTTCGAGAATGCGGCGGGCAGGTCAAAGGCTTGTGGGGTGAGCCACGGGCCCCCCGCGAGTTTCGAGAAAGCCGGACGGGCGAAGATCAATGTGGTGATCAGGGCTGCGACCGGATTGCCGGGCAGGCCGAAGACGGGCGTGCCGTTCCATTGGGCAAGTGCCAGCGGGCGGCCCGGTTTGATGGCGATGCGCCAATGGTGCAGCGATCCGGTCTGTTCAAGCAGGGCCGAGACATGATCTTCGTCGCCCGCCGATGCGCCGCCAGAGGTCAGGATGACATCGGCTTTTGTTGCGGCATCGTCAAAGGCTTGGCGCAGCTTGTCCCGATCATCTGCGACATGGCCCAGATCGACAGGCAGGTAGCCCCAGTTTTCCGCCAGCGACAGCAGCATGGGGCGATTGGCGTCATAAGTGCGGGCGACATCCAGCGTTGTGCCCGGCTCGGCCAACTCGTCGCCGGTGGACAGGACGCCGACGCGCAGGCGGGCGTGGACCTCTGCGTCCGCGATGCCGAGCGCTGACAGAAGCGCCACATCCGGCGCGCGCATCTTGTGACCTGCGGGCAGGGCGAGCTTGCCCGCTGCCACGTCTTCGCCAGCGGCGCGGGCGTTTGCGCCGGGTTTCACGCCGGCCGGGAAGCTGATGATCGAGCCGTCAACTTGCACATCTTCCTGCATGACCACCGTATCGACCCCGTCGGGCAGCAAAGCGCCTGTCAGGATGCGGATGGCGTGGCCCATCGGCACGGTGCCTGAAAAAGGTGTGCCCGCCGCAGCACGGCCATCGACAAGGGGAACTTTAATATTGTCGCCATCGGGAAGGCCCGCATAGGCGAAGCCATATCCGTCGACCGCCGCGTTGGCGCCGGGGGGATTGGCGCGGGCGGCCATATGGTCCGAGGCCAGGATACGGTCGCGGGCATCTGCCACCGGGATCATTTCGGTGCCGGTGATCGGGGACAGGCGGCTTTCCAGCGTCTCAAGCGCCTCATCAACTGGGGTCCAATTCACACCGGGCGGCAAGGCGAAACAATCATTTGCCAGCTTGGGCGCGCTGCGAGGGGTCATGCCGGTCGCAACTTCGATGAACGCTGCGATTGCATCTGTGTCATCAAGGTCAAATACCGGCAGGCCGAGCGCGGGTAGGGGCGTGTCGCTGGCCACCGCACGGATGGTATGGTTCTTCGGGGCTAAGAGCGCCTCGCCTGCCGATGCGCGGTGGGCCTCGATTTTCGGATGAGGCGCGGATTTGAACCCTTCGACCAGCACCAGATCGCAAGGCGTCAGGCGGGCGATCAGATCGGTAAGGCGTGGTTCATCCGTTTCCCGCAGTTCGTGCAGGATCGAGACGCGCGCGGACGAGGCCAACACCACTTCTTGCGCACCAGCTTCGCGGTGGCGATGGGTGTCGGTGCCGGGACGTTCCAGATCGACACTGTGATGGGTGTGTTTCAGGGTCGAAACCCGCAAGCCCTTGGCAGCGAAATGGGCCACCAACCGTTCCATCAACCCGGTTTTGCCGGAGTTCTTCCAGCCTGTGATGCCAAAGATTTTCAAGGTGCGGACTCCAACAGGGATTGTGCGCGGGTAAGGTCTTGGGGGGTGTTCACGTTGAAAAACGGGTCGAACGGGTCGGGGGCAAAGACGGCCTGCGCCGCGCCGTGCCGCTCGGTCCACTGGACCACTTTGCGCAGCCCGTCTCCAATGGCCGCGCGCAGGTCATCGCGCAAGCTGACGTCCCACAACCCGAAAGTCGGTTGACGCATTGGGCCGCGTTCCGGGTCAAGCGTGGCGGCAAGGGCAATGGGGGCGTGGGCGTCATGGGCCGCCTGCGTCAGCTGATCGACAAGATCGCGTGGAAAAAACGGCGTGTCGGCGGCGACCGAGACAACATGGGTCGCGCCCTGCGCCGCTGCCCAATCCAACCCCGCAAGCACACCGGCCAAAGGCCCGGCGAAACCGTCGATGCTGTCAGGCACAACCGGTAGGCCTAGTTCGGCGAACCGCGAAGGGTCGCCGTTGGCGTTCAGGGCCATCGCGCCTACCTGCGGCGCCAGCCGGTCGATAACTTGCGAAAGAAGCGTTCCATCCCCCAAAGGAAGCAACCCCTTGTCGCCGCCGCCCATCCGCGTTGCAAGCCCCCCGGCTAGGATGATCCCGTCGGGTTTGGTCATTCACCAGCCCCCTTTCGGCGGTGCTTGCGGTCTTCGTGGATCACGTGGGCGGGGTCCGTGTCGCGGATCAGGCGGTCTTCGCCGGACAGGCAGGTGAACCGTTGGCCGCGCATCCGCCCGATCAGGGTCAGGCCGATCTCGCGCGCAATCTCGACCCCCCAAGCGGTAAAGCCGGAGCGAGAAACCAAAATCGGAATGCCCATCTGTGCGGTCTTGATCACCATCTCAGATGTCAGGCGACCCGTCGTATACAGGATCTTGTCGGCACCCGTGACGCCTTCGGACAGCATCCAGCCCGCCACCTTGTCGACGGCGTTGTGGCGGCCCACATCCTCCATATAGACCAGCGGGCGGCCTTCCTGGCACAGGACCGTACCGTGAATGGCACCAGCTTCAAGGTAAAGCGACGGGGTGCGGTTGATCTTCTGTGCCAGCGTGTAAAGCCACGAGGTTTTCAGCGGCGCGGGGGGCAGGGTCAACCCCTCCAGCCCCTCCATCATGTCACCAAAAACGGTGCCGACAGCACAGCCGGACGTGCGCGTTTTGCGGGCCAGCTTATCCTCGTAATCCGTTTCGATTTCTGTGCGGACTACGACAGTGTCGATGTCTTCGTCATAATCTACTCCGGTGATCTGATCTGTGTCCGACAACATGCCCTGATTGCGCAGAAACCCAAGCGCCAGATATTCAGGATAATCTCCGATGGTCATCGCGGTGACAATCTCGCGTTTGTTCAGGAAAATTGTCAGCGGGCGCTCTTCTACGACAGACGTTCGGATGGGTATACCTGCTTCATCATGGCCAGCGACTGTCCGTGTCAGACTTAGGTCGGCAGGGGTAGGCGCGATCAGATAGTCGGAAAGATTGTCTTTGGTGGCCAATTGAAACTCCTGCCATGACGCCGTAAGCGTAGTGCGCAACTTAGGACCCGAATATGACTTCGTCCAACCCCAAAAGACACTTCCTGCGCGGTGTGCGTGATGCGTTGCCGTTTATTCTGGTGATCGTTCCGTTCGGCGCGTTGTTCGGCGTGGTGGCAACCGAAGCCGGTTTGAACTTGGTCGAGGTGATGAGCTTTTCGGTGCTGGTGATCGCGGGCGCTGCACAGTTCACCGCCGTTCAGTTAATGACCGAGAACGCGCCGACAATCATCGTGATCCTGACAGCACTGGCGGTGAACCTGCGTATGGCAATGTATAGCGCCTCTTTGACCCCATATTTGGGGCAGGCGCCATTATGGAAGCGCGCACTTGTCGCTTATTTTATGGTTGATCAGGCCTACGCCCTGTCGCAGATCAAGTTCGAGATGGAGCGTGATCTAACGGTCTCTGAACGCATCTCTTACTACGTCGGCACGGTCGCACCTCTGGCACCATTGTGGTATGTCGCAACCTATGTGGGGGCGGTGGCGGGCGCGCAGGTTCCGCCTTCGCTTGCGCTGGATTTCGCGCTGCCGATCACCTTTCTTGCAATGATTGCGCCCGCATTGCGCAGCTTGGCGCATGTGGCCGCAGCGACGACATCTGTTATTCTGGCGCTTTTGATGACTTGGATGCCTTATGGTTCGGGCCTGCTTGTGGCGGCCATCGGCGCGATGATTGTAGGGGCGCAAACCGAACTCCTGATGGCAAGAAAGGCAGAGGTGGAATGAGCGTTGATCACACCACGATCTGGATTGTCATTTTTGCGCTGGCAATCGGCAGTTTTCTGATCCGGTTCAGCTTTCTGGGAATTGTCGGTGATCGTCCGATGCCAGAATGGTTGCTGCGCCACCTGCGCTATACACCTGTTGCGGTGCTGCCAGGACTGGTCGCCCCGCTGGTTCTGTGGCCTGCCGCGACAGACGGGATACCTGACCCGGCGCGCCTGTCGGCGGCGCTGGTCACATTGTCCGTTGGGTATTTCAGCCGCAATGTTCTGGCGGCGATCTTGTCCGGCGCGGCCACGCTTTATGCTCTTCTCTACGTGCTGGGATAGGCGTGCGGATCAAATGCCGCGCGTCAGAATCTCGCCGTTTTCTTCCGGATCGTCGTCATAGAACTTTCGTTCGGTCACACCGGGCAGAGCGCCAAACTGTTTCATGATTTTCTTTGGAAACATCGAGGGCGAGATGGATTGGAACCCCGGCAAACTGCGCAGGATAGCTCCAACCGACGTGGCGCATTGCGCCTTGGGAACCGCGCCATAGCGTTCTACGGCACGGATTGCCATTTCTGCAACTTGCGGACTGACCACGATGTCCTGTTGCACGACGTGATAGGTGATGCGGGCGTGGTAATCGATATAGAAATCGACAGCCTTGTCCGTCATCCCATAATGGACATCGTACCTTTCGGGCAAGTTGGGATGGTGCCACGTGCCAGCTGGATCAAAGATCAGGCGCTCGGAACCGTTGATCAAAAGTGATGAATGCGCACCTGCTCCGGATTTGTTTGAAACCACGGTAAACAGAGTGATCTTGGTCGGCCCACCATGACGATACTTTGCACGCGCCACAGCTTCGTCGCTTGCCCAGACGTTATCTGCGCCACCGCAGGCCGCAAGTGTCAGCAAAAGCGACACAGCCATGATCAATCGCAACATTGGGAAATCCTTACTACACCGACAGGTCGTGATTTCAGGCGTTGAACATCGCCAGCAGGATCAGAACCACCAAAAAGGCGATGACTGCACGGGCCGAGATTTTTACGAACCCTTCAAAGGTTTTCTCGTGTGTGCCGGTGTCCATCGTGCCGTGTACGTGATCTTCCATGGTTTGTTTTCCTGTTCAAAACTGTGTTGGTGTTCCGAATAACCGATTTGAAACCGCCTGTCACGAGCCGGATTGCACGTTACGCTTCTGCGTCGTTACCCTCTTCTAGCTCGGCAGCCAGCTGAAACCCGATGCGATTGGGGGCTTCGCTTTCCACCAGTTTGGGTAAGGCGCGCAGCATTACCGAAAGTTGACTGACATGCTGGATAAGCTGTGTTTTCATGCCTTCTCCGTCCGACCCATAGAAGGTCAACACATCAGGATCGAAATAGCCGATCCCCTCAATCCGAAGCACACCGGCGTCGCCACCGGTAAAGCCCATCGCGATTTCATGTTCGTTGTCCAACTGCTCTTCGAAATTCTTGATATAGAGGATCAGCCGCTCATAAGCCCATTCCGCTGGGCTTTTCTGTTCCAGCGGCGTTTCGGCAACTTTCTTGGGCAAGGGTTTGTCATCAACGACAACCGGACCATCCTCACTGCATTTTGCGGTGCGCGCGCGGGGCGGGTTGGAACGGGTTGTCTGCTTTTTCTTCGCCATCTGGCCTCACAACGATCTACAGTTCTCTGAGTCCTTTGTGGCACAAGCAAACAATGGCGTCACGTGACGATCACGAGAGCAGGTGCATCTTGCTTTCGGGGGAGAATGCTGGGCTTGATCGGGGGCTCAGGGATAGTGGAGGGACTACTATGAAAATCGGTTTCGTCGGTTTGGGGAATGTTGGTGGGAAACTGGCAGGCAGCTTGCTGCGCAACGGCAAAGATATAACGGTGCTTGATCTAAACCCAGAGCTTGTCGCGAATTTTGTCTCACGCGGGGCAAGGTCGGCGGACGATCCTGCCGGCTTGATGCAAAACTGCGATATCGTCATCACTTGCCTGCCGTCGCCTGCTGCTTCGGATGCTGTGGTTAGCCAAATGCTGGATCACGTGCGACCCGGCAAAATCTGGCTGGAAATGTCCACCACTGACGAGGCTGAAGTCAAACGCTTGGGCGCCGAGGTGATCGCGCGCGGCGGTGATGCGGTCGATTGCCCGGTGTCGGGCGGATGCCACCGGGCAGACACCGGCAATATCTCGATCTTTGCAGGCTGTGACCGGGCGACGTTTGAACGGGTGCTGCCCCTTCTAACCACGATGGGGCGGCGCATTTTGCACACTGGCCCGCTTGGCTCGGCCTCGGTTCTGAAGGTTATGACAAATTACTTGGCAACTGCCAATTTGCTGACGTGCTGCGAAGCGATGGTGACGATGAAAGCCGCCGGCCTTGATCTTGCGACAACCTATGAGGCGATCAAAATCTCGTCTGGCACCTCGTTCGTGCATGAAACAGAAAGTCAGGTGATCCTGAACGGATCACGCGACATTTCCTTCACCATGGATCTTGTGAAAAAGGACATCGGCTTGTTTCAGGCCATCGCTGA
This DNA window, taken from Aliiroseovarius sp. F47248L, encodes the following:
- the mnmD gene encoding tRNA (5-methylaminomethyl-2-thiouridine)(34)-methyltransferase MnmD → MAKNQTADILWKEGGVPVATRFDDPYFSLEDGLAETRHVFLDGNDLPARFAAGFHMAELGFGTGLNMLATFLTWREVGSPDGVRFTSFEAFPMTVDDITKALDAFPEARAVATPFLSAWRDGARVFDLDGFTVEVIIGDARQTLAAWQDKADAWFLDGFSPAKNPELWGDDLMMQVGAHTAPDGTFATYTAAGFVRRALDAAGFDVERSPGYGRKRHMSRGTLRP
- a CDS encoding DMT family transporter translates to MDQNTRAGILLMIGATFVFAMQDGISRHLGGAYNVWMIVMIRYWFFAAFVIWLTRRNGGLRKALRPARPYLQVFRGALLALEICVTVLSFVLLGLVESHAIFACYPLLVAAFSGPVLGETVGWRRWLAIGIGFIGILVILQPGVGVFAPEAIVPLIGALMFALYGLLTRLAAKTDSTQTSFFWTGIVGAVVMTVIGASFWEPMIARDWGWMALLCVTGVLGHWLLIKCYEFAEASVVQPFAYLQLVFVSILGVSLFGEELRMNVVIGAAIVVGAGIFTLIRSRRATRPIV
- a CDS encoding lytic transglycosylase domain-containing protein is translated as MSRFLKHTIGAMSLSLLPLFAVQTSASAQESGAVNALKQAVHHARSDNWSSAISEAQSGGPLVRDIVEWHRLRLGEGSFEETRAFLAKHPDWPGLKYLRKQSEENIPHRYDPEKVLGFFKSEPPQTGRGALRQAEALTATGREEEARAQIVLAWTTLSMDQDEHEAFVSRYGDTLKPHHWSRLDTLLWRGDTNEATRMLPLVSKGQQALAKARLALRKKNDGVDALIAAVPSELADDAGLAYERFLWRASKGRNQDAIDLILARSNSVASLGQPQRWASWRRVLARWSMREGKAQQAYQLASFHHLTGGSDQNDLEWIAGYVALRKMNDPVTALEHFQAFRLAVDTPISMGRAGYWLGRAYEASGDAVAAKAAYQLGGEYQTSFYGLLAAEKADMPMDPTLTGNEPFPPFDQSRFWGGSVMEAARLLQAADERYWAERFAVHLAESLTREEIGQLGAWAESVNAPHLQVMIAKQAARVGLTIPRPYYPTPDIGRGNRTVPRALELAIARRESEFDPSVMSGVGARGLMQLMPGTASDMAKRLDMPYSKSRLITDPEYNTRLGSEYLAKLIEDFGMNPVLVSVAYNAGPTRATRWTEQLGDVRASSTDIIDWIEHIPFRETRNYVMRVAESLPVYRARLTGKTEPLSLSKELKQ
- the dapA gene encoding 4-hydroxy-tetrahydrodipicolinate synthase, which translates into the protein MFKGSLPALVTPFKDGAVDFDALKRLVEWHISEGSHGLVPVGTTGESPTLSHQEHEQVVEAVVTAVAGRVPVIAGAGSNSTAESLRLVKHAKAVGADAALVVTPYYNKPTQAGMIAHYSVLAEVGIPIIIYNIPPRSVVDMSPATMGELAKLDMIVGVKDSSADPGRVAMQRMTCGKDFIQLCAEDPAAVGYNAMGGVGCISVTANVAPKLCSQVQAATLAGDFAKALELSDKLMPLHRAIFLEPGVAGAKYAMSRLSLCDGELRLPMVEVTDGTKAQIDDALRQAGLLN
- the smpB gene encoding SsrA-binding protein SmpB — its product is MAKTKDDPNYKVIAENRRARYDYAIEEDVECGIVLMGSEVKSLRQGSSNIAESYAAVEDGELYLTNAYIAPYKQAVTWGHLERRKRKLLASKREIAKMWNATQRKGMTLVPLVMYFNHKGLVKIKIGIAKGKKAHDKRATEAKRDWGRQKQRLLRHGD
- a CDS encoding bifunctional molybdopterin-guanine dinucleotide biosynthesis adaptor protein MobB/molybdopterin molybdotransferase MoeA, whose amino-acid sequence is MKIFGITGWKNSGKTGLMERLVAHFAAKGLRVSTLKHTHHSVDLERPGTDTHRHREAGAQEVVLASSARVSILHELRETDEPRLTDLIARLTPCDLVLVEGFKSAPHPKIEAHRASAGEALLAPKNHTIRAVASDTPLPALGLPVFDLDDTDAIAAFIEVATGMTPRSAPKLANDCFALPPGVNWTPVDEALETLESRLSPITGTEMIPVADARDRILASDHMAARANPPGANAAVDGYGFAYAGLPDGDNIKVPLVDGRAAAGTPFSGTVPMGHAIRILTGALLPDGVDTVVMQEDVQVDGSIISFPAGVKPGANARAAGEDVAAGKLALPAGHKMRAPDVALLSALGIADAEVHARLRVGVLSTGDELAEPGTTLDVARTYDANRPMLLSLAENWGYLPVDLGHVADDRDKLRQAFDDAATKADVILTSGGASAGDEDHVSALLEQTGSLHHWRIAIKPGRPLALAQWNGTPVFGLPGNPVAALITTLIFARPAFSKLAGGPWLTPQAFDLPAAFSKSKKAGRREYLRARLNKDGHAEVFKSEGSGRISGLSWATGLVELPDEALKITPGTPVRFLPYTGFGLT
- the mobA gene encoding molybdenum cofactor guanylyltransferase MobA codes for the protein MTKPDGIILAGGLATRMGGGDKGLLPLGDGTLLSQVIDRLAPQVGAMALNANGDPSRFAELGLPVVPDSIDGFAGPLAGVLAGLDWAAAQGATHVVSVAADTPFFPRDLVDQLTQAAHDAHAPIALAATLDPERGPMRQPTFGLWDVSLRDDLRAAIGDGLRKVVQWTERHGAAQAVFAPDPFDPFFNVNTPQDLTRAQSLLESAP
- a CDS encoding formate dehydrogenase accessory sulfurtransferase FdhD, which codes for MATKDNLSDYLIAPTPADLSLTRTVAGHDEAGIPIRTSVVEERPLTIFLNKREIVTAMTIGDYPEYLALGFLRNQGMLSDTDQITGVDYDEDIDTVVVRTEIETDYEDKLARKTRTSGCAVGTVFGDMMEGLEGLTLPPAPLKTSWLYTLAQKINRTPSLYLEAGAIHGTVLCQEGRPLVYMEDVGRHNAVDKVAGWMLSEGVTGADKILYTTGRLTSEMVIKTAQMGIPILVSRSGFTAWGVEIAREIGLTLIGRMRGQRFTCLSGEDRLIRDTDPAHVIHEDRKHRRKGAGE
- a CDS encoding AzlC family ABC transporter permease, with amino-acid sequence MTSSNPKRHFLRGVRDALPFILVIVPFGALFGVVATEAGLNLVEVMSFSVLVIAGAAQFTAVQLMTENAPTIIVILTALAVNLRMAMYSASLTPYLGQAPLWKRALVAYFMVDQAYALSQIKFEMERDLTVSERISYYVGTVAPLAPLWYVATYVGAVAGAQVPPSLALDFALPITFLAMIAPALRSLAHVAAATTSVILALLMTWMPYGSGLLVAAIGAMIVGAQTELLMARKAEVE
- a CDS encoding AzlD domain-containing protein, whose product is MSVDHTTIWIVIFALAIGSFLIRFSFLGIVGDRPMPEWLLRHLRYTPVAVLPGLVAPLVLWPAATDGIPDPARLSAALVTLSVGYFSRNVLAAILSGAATLYALLYVLG
- a CDS encoding aa3-type cytochrome c oxidase subunit IV, which encodes MEDHVHGTMDTGTHEKTFEGFVKISARAVIAFLVVLILLAMFNA